The proteins below are encoded in one region of Penicillium psychrofluorescens genome assembly, chromosome: 4:
- a CDS encoding uncharacterized protein (ID:PFLUO_006080-T1.cds;~source:funannotate), which produces MSFYAAPNHQRSLRACMVCSVVQTHTKFMRDGCPNCENILQLSGNTDAIQECTSQVFEGLIAVRDPNASWVARWQRLNNYVPGTYATKVTGTLPEYIINSLEDSGVKYVPRDGSTGEEES; this is translated from the exons ATGTCCTTCTACGCAGCACCAAACCACCAGCGGAGTCTGCGCGCCTGCATGGTCTGCTCCGTCGTCCAAACTCACACA AAATTCATGCGCGACGGCTGTCCAAACTGCGAGAACATCCTCCAACTCAGCGGAAATACCGACGCCATCCAAGAATGCACGTCGCAGGTCTTCGAGGGGTTGATCGCTGTACGCGACCCGAACGCCAGCTGGGTGGCGCGCTGGCAGCGGTTGAATAACTATGTCCCGGGGACATATGCGACCAAAGTGACGGGCACG CTTCCGGAATATATTATCAACAGCCTCGAGGATTCCGGTGTCAAATACGTTCCTCGCGATGGGAGCACCGGTGAGGAGGAGTCATGA
- a CDS encoding uncharacterized protein (ID:PFLUO_006083-T1.cds;~source:funannotate), with protein MLDWMTGSEQPDNSRLLEPPETPAPVFAIRAFKSALFGTPAAEEEEERVSQPKKTLGHQRSKSDSAPSPARIVVEDESSKALAGDAINPGSPTKSILVTPGTISNRRKTVSFGESVVDNEGKRDGSSNKLTKTPPNPSGNLSIQWMSGSSDGSSKPRSKLTQTLLNARDNASKNGKSPQSSPAKSPTRSRTKEDTSNEDITINLEEPRSESGKYWKTEFDNYRVRTNREIKKLIHYRSIAKSYARKKDSEALRLTDKLREEEDKVNEMERQVSQLASTMVEGGSPADKEHLIQDLTKQTALALQYKQQVSGLRKLLEQHNVVSGDMVDGPEEPATRNSTDELRQTQLALNQANAKLGDIKRQPTDLTTLQDLARSSEKKAQELEKENTQLKQTLARVKQEMSRYEGRRKDKESKFKTREAKLEARIQEYRDRLRTTTQEHRKSEETLRKTYDEEHRRMQNQIDLLKLRVAATEQYSFRPEGRHSLSPRKNYTDVQVQDFGGHNVMLETAEDATGDLDAPPSPSPRSKDRFTRHSTIGAFDLRRAAREIAAEDDEVTHYLNEILPKPHQARTSYHADLAAIPPSSPPDAAALKFHSHPQGHAKYLHAGEDDQRTYRSRHLTETDEPGQGKTYTHHRQRSSIKSTLDSISGPPASRTGGYAGSTIAGGERVGKRYGLSDMQSEYLSPERVAAARSRLRQKHDSRKSRALGKENVRAAVTSGAGAG; from the exons ATGCTCGACTGGATGACTGGGTCCGAGCAACCAG ACAACTCGAGGCTGCTCGAGCCGCCCGAAACCCCGGCTCCCGTTTTCGCGATTCGCGCGTTCAAGAGTGCCTTATTTGGCACGCCCGCcgcagaggaggaggaggagcgcgTGTCACAGCCAAAGAAAACCCTTGGTCACCAACGAAGTAAAAGTGATTCGGCACCGTCACCCGCGCGCATCGTGGTCGAAGACGAAAGCTCCAAAGCATTGGCTGGCGACGCGATCAACCCGGGTTCTCCCACGAAAAGCATCCTCGTCACACCTGGCACGATATCCAATCGGCGCAAGACTGTTTCGTTCGGTGAAAGCGTTGTCGACAACGAGGGCAAACGGGACGGCAGCTCGAACAAACTGACCAAGACGCCTCCCAACCCCTCAGGCAACCTGAGCATCCAGTGGATGTCAGGCTCATCAGACGGGAGCTCAAAACCGCGAAGCAAACTGACCCAGACACTACTCAATGCGCGCGATAACGCGTCCAAAAATGGCAAATCGCCGCAATCATCACCCGCGAAATCCCCTACGCGTTCCCGAACGAAAGAAGACACGAGCAATGAGGATATCACCATCAATCTGGAGGAGCCGCGCTCAGAGTCGGGTAAGTACTGGAAGACGGAATTCGACAACTACCGCGTCCGAACCAATCGCGAGATCAAGAAACTGATCCACTACCGGTCGATCGCCAAGTCCTATGCGCGCAAGAAGGACTCCGAGGCCCTGCGGTTGACGGATAAACTTCgggaagaagaggacaaAGTCAATGAAATGGAACGCCAGGTATCACAGCTTGCATCTACCATGGTGGAAGGTGGCTCGCCGGCAGATAAGGAGCATTTGATTCAAGACCTGACCAAACAGACGGCTCTTGCATTGCAATATAAACAACAAGTCTCCGGCCTCCGCAAACTTCTTGAACAACACAACGTGGTCAGCGGTGATATGGTCGATGGGCCTGAAGAACCGGCTACGCGGAATTCAACAGATGAATTGCGTCAAACCCAGCTTGCGTTGAACCAAGCAAACGCCAAACTCGGGGATATCAAACGCCAGCCTACCGACCTCACCACGCTCCAAGATCTGGCCCGAAGTTCGGAGAAGAAAGCCCaggaattggagaaggagaacaccCAGCTCAAACAGACTCTGGCGCGCGTCAAGCAGGAGATGTCGCGCTACGAAGGCCGACGCAAGGACAAGGAATCCAAATTCAAAACCCGAGAGGCGAAGCTGGAAGCGCGGATCCAGGAATACCGCGACCGACTCAGGACGACCACACAAGAACACCGCAAGTCCGAAGAGACCCTGAGAAAGACATACGATGAAGAACACCGGCGCATGCAGAACCAGATCGACCTGCTGAAGCTGAGAGTTGCCGCGACGGAGCAATACTCTTTCCGGCCCGAGGGACGGCACTCCCTCAGCCCGCGGAAGAATTACACAGATGTCCAAGTCCAAGATTTTGGCGGCCACAATGTGATGCTGGAGACCGCAGAAGACGCAACCGGAGACCTCGATGCACCGCCCAGCCCAAGCCCACGCTCCAAAGACCGTTTCACCCGTCATTCCACGATAGGGGCATTCGACCTCCGGCGCGCTGCGCGGGAGATCGccgccgaagacgacgaggtcACGCACTACCTGAACGAAATCCTTCCAAAACCTCACCAGGCACGCACCTCCTACCACgccgatctcgccgccatACCGCCGTCATCACCGCCCGATGCCGCGGCGCTGAAATTCCACTCCCATCCCCAGGGCCACGCCAAGTACCTGCatgcaggagaagatgaccagcGCACCTACCGATCTCGCCATCTGACCGAGACAGACGAGCCGGGACAAGGGAAGACGTACacccaccaccgccagagATCATCTATCAAGTCAACTCTGGATTCGATATCCGGACCCCCTGCCTCCCGCACAGGCGGCTATGCCGGATCGACGATTGCGGGTGGCGAGCGGGTTGGCAAGCGGTATGGGCTCAGCGATATGCAGAGCGAGTATCTATCTCCCGAGCGCGTTGCGGCTGCCCGGTCACGGCTCAGACAGAAACACGATAGTCGCAAGAGCAGGGCGTTGGGCAAGGAGAATGTGAGGGCGGCTGTTACGTCgggtgctggggctgggtgA
- a CDS encoding uncharacterized protein (ID:PFLUO_006084-T1.cds;~source:funannotate), with the protein MPPKHKKKPIRDKQASSDSSTLTSPVQTTTNYREIHQNEVEALQSIYGDDYEQVENRRSAWQQSSDVTFKLHLRASSNPDVLLVLLVELPATYPKTVPNLSLNNLNDLRDGARSRVQEIIRNKPKTLLGSEMIYELAVSIQDVLEDVAQAREQDKDLPSLEEERMEQEAAAMQQAELDKQEELRKQEAANAEEDRALQEMIQDTIRQRTKARSMRRKSRIGGVESNEVGNLTESTPGAIAFDPPLEVNDTDEQPMAFRAVHGKSLLQSRQFKKTFIVRPVVSESRSCVPQLVLKELTLHEKLSGALTFREQMRTSEDKLEGLKRLRHQNLVDFVGFKIDRPPTHYDSPDNSWIVFFVLEFANKGSLSELLDIVGTVAVEMLRGWMIQLLEALEFYHRSGFVHGNIHCGCVMLFRNPSGGTIVKLQSSIEEALPESPGAKRSLTTSKSPLWLPPELTQDGASPTMKTDVWDLGIVLLQMGFGKDVLQRYTSANQLMVSMGLSPPLQDLLREFFRPDPRKRPTAFQLLPSEFFRVDAPLAMRDRVSNSVSLQRRPRLDSLGIMPNLSRYHQDFDEAGQLGRGGFGQVVKARNKLDGRFYAVKKISQTSAAALKDTLSEIMLLSRLNHPYVVRYYTAWLEEDFNQIQEEAISSTDGDPFASQGRHDFSTGGLDFISSSGYPKIEFGASDSEDENEGTLSEQGTGETPGISTAGTGQAAELARMRSGSYARPVLTTLYIQMEYCERHTLRDLIKNGLYDDIDRSWRLFRQILDGLSHIHSHGIIHRDLKPDNIFIDVANNPRIGDFGLATSGQFTTAVRSSAAADFEGNFTRSLGTTYYVAPEMKSGFSGHYNEKVDMFSLGVIFFEMCQPLPTNMERDHTLRAIREKNHVLPATFQDSEKAVQGQIIESLLSHSPEERPSASDLLRGGKIPLQVEEETFRRAIVHLLSDPNSPDYKKILSAIFSQSPKKFEDIAWDMDSHSAPAANELLVQGLVKKKLTSIFRRHGAVESPRQTLFPRSQHYSGGAVRLLDSAGNLLQLPFDLTVPNARAIPRQDPSLEKTFAFGTVYRESTHGSEPRSHREVDFDIVSYNTLDLALKEAEVMKVLDEVLEEFPPLRSAPMCFLVNHSDLLQLIMEFCRITPSQIPLVKEVISKLNVGKWTMQKIRSELRSPAIGVASTSLDDLARFDFRDSPKGTQRKLQTIMEGTEFAERIAPIFARLNVLMTYIQCFGVKTKVYINPLSSLHDKFYGGSVLFQLVFDSKRRDVFAAGGRYDGLIKEFAPKVLSSRPQAHAVGFNLSSDRLVSSMADYMKVKAPPKDSEAGAELYWTTRRCDVLVASFDATVLRTTGVKLIEELWTNNISAELAVDASSLEELLAKYKDHNHRWIVIAKQDSKERGFKVRNLVRKEEFDLRGAELVSWLRAEAQARQHREGTADQRQSRLPSQQDALASNEKANDVRILIPQHRSKKTNRRNIVESALVSSREVAENARNGPIAAIDTRDDVLNSIRDTRLADPDSWRTVIQNAPLTERKYLSQVYELLTDLAAESRAGGESGQNYTNAFIYNYRTGSCVYYDLGYSG; encoded by the exons ATGCCTCCcaagcacaagaagaagcccatcCGCGACAAGCAGGCTTCCTCTGATTCATCGACCTTGACGTCGCCCGTGCAGACCACAACCAATTACCGCGAAATCCACCAGAACGAAGTCGAGGCCTTGCAGTCTATATATGGCGATGACTATGAGCAGGTTGAGAACCGGCGCTCGGCATGGCAG CAATCCTCTGATGTGACATTCAAACTCCACCTACGGGCCTCCTCCAACCCGGATGTTTTACTTGTCCTGCTGGTTGAGCTGCCTGCCACATATCCAAAAACAGTCCCCAATCTCTCGTTGAACAATCTCAACGATCTACGCGATGGAGCCCGTTCGAGAGTACAGGAGATCATTCGGAACAAACCGAAGACACTTCTGGGAAGTGAAATGATCTATGAGCTGGCGGTGTCAATTCAAGATGTTTTGGAGGACGTCGCCCAGGCCCGGGAGCAGGACAAGGACCTGCCAAgcctcgaggaagagcgaATGGAACAGGAAGCTGCCGCCATGCAACAAGCCGAGTTGGACAAGCAAGAGGAGCTCCGGAAGCAAGAAGCCGCAaatgcagaagaagatcgcGCACTGCAGGAAATGATTCAGGATACGATTCGACAGCGGACCAAAGCGCGCAGTATGAGGCGCAAGAGTCGAATTGGCGGGGTGGAATCGAATGAGGTCGGCAATCTTACAGAAAGCACCCCTGGCGCCATCGCCTTTGACCCGCCGTTAGAGGTGAATGACACCGACGAACAGCCCATGGCCTTCCGTGCCGTGCATGGAAAGTCCCTGCTGCAAAGCAGGCAATTCAAGAAGACGTTTATTGTGCGACCCGTCGTTTCCGAAAGCCGTTCCTGTGTTCCTCAACTCGTCCTCAAGGAGCTTACCTTGCACGAAAAATTGTCGGGTGCCTTGACATTCAGAGAGCAAATGCGTACTAGCGAGGATAAGCTAGAGGGACTGAAGCGACTACGGCATCAGAACTTGGTCGATTTTGTGGGATTCAAGATTGACCGCCCGCCGACACACTACGATTCGCCTGACAACTCCTGGATTGTGTTTTTTGTTCTGGAATTTGCAAACAAAGGTTCACTTTCTGAGCTCCTTGATATTGTCGGCACAGTTGCTGTTGAGATGCTCCGTGGCTGGATGATTCAACTGCTCGAGGCCCTGGAATTCTATCACCGCAGTGGCTTCGTCCATGGCAACATTCACTGTGGCTGCGTGATGCTCTTCAGAAATCCTTCCGGTGGAACCATCGTGAAGTTGCAATCTAGTATCGAAGAGGCTTTGCCGGAAAGTCCTGGCGCGAAGCGTTCGTTGACAACGTCCAAGTCACCACTCTGGCTGCCCCCGGAGCTGACGCAGGATGGTGCGTCGCCTACCATGAAGACGGACGTCTGGGATTTGGGTATAGTCCTACTTCAAATGGGCTTTGGGAAGGATGTTCTCCAGCGGTATACCTCAGCCAACCAACTGATGGTTTCGATGGGACTCTCACCACCGCTGCAAGATTTGCTTCGTGAATTCTTCCGTCCAGACCCACGCAAGCGTCCGACGGCGTTCCAGTTACTGCCTTCTGAGTTTTTCCGCGTGGATGCTCCTTTAGCCATGCGGGATAGAGTTTCGAACTCAGTTTCACTACAGAGGCGGCCACGACTTGACTCTCTCGGAATTATGCCAAACCTTTCGCGATACCACCAAGACTTTGATGAGGCAGGGCAGCTGGGTCGTGGTGGCTTTGGACAAGTGGTGAAAGCGAGAAATAAACTCGATGGCCGCTTTTATGCTGTCAAGAAGATTTCGCAAACCTCTGCTGCGGCATTGAAAGACACGCTATCGGAAATCATGCTTTTGTCCCGACTGAACCATCCATACGTCGTGCGGTACTACACCGCGTGGTTGGAAGAAGACTTCAATCAGATCCAAGAAGAGGCCATTTCCTCTACAGATGGCGATCCTTTCGCTAGCCAGGGCCGGCACGATTTCAGCACCGGCGGTCTTGACTTTATCAGCTCCAGTGGCTATCCCAAAATTGAGTTCGGGGCTTCAGATAGTGAAGACGAAAACGAAGGCACACTTTCTGAGCAAGGCACCGGAGAGACCCCTGGAATTTCTACAGCTGGCACGGGACAAGCCGCTGAGCTCGCCCGTATGAGATCTGGCTCTTATGCACGGCCCGTGCTGACGACTCTCTACATCCAAATGGAGTACTGCGAAAGACAT ACCCTGCGCGACTTGATCAAGAATGGCTTGTATGACGATATTGATCGCTCATGGCGCCTGTTTCGACAAATTCTTGACGGCTTGAGCCATATCCACAGTCATGGCATCATTCACCGTGACCTCAAACCAGACAATATTTTTATTGATGTAGCCAACAATCCTCGCATCGGAGATTTTGGTCTTGCTACTAGTGGTCAGTTCACCACCGCCGTTCGCTCATCTGCAGCGGCAGACTTTGAAGGGAACTTCACTCGCAGCCTTGGGACGACGTACTATGTTGCGCCGGAGATGAAGTCTGGATTTTCCGGGCACTACAACGAGAAAGTCGAT ATGTTCTCGCTCGGTGTCATTTTCTTCGAGATGTGCCAGCCGCTGCCAACGAACATGGAACGAGACCACACATTGCGTGCAATCAGAGAAAAAAACCATGTCTTACCAGCTACATTTCAAGATTCCGAAAAAGCAGTCCAGGGTCAAATTATAGAATCACTGTTGAGCCACAGCCCAGAGGAGCGTCCCTCAGCATCCGATCTTCTTCGCGGGGGCAAGATCCCTCTCcaagtagaagaagaaacctTCAGGAGAGCTATCGTGCATTTGCTGTCAGATCCGAACTCACCAGACTACAAGAAAATCCTCTCGGCCATATTCTCCCAATCTCCCAAGAAATTTGAAGACATTGCCTGGGACATGGATTCCCACAgtgcaccagcagccaatGAACTGCTTGTTCAAGGGCTTGTCAAGAAGAAACTGACTTCAATATTCCGAAGGCACGGTGCTGTGGAATCACCTCGTCAAACGCTTTTCCCGCGGTCTCAACATTATTCCGGTGGAGCTGTGCGGCTGTTGGACTCAGCTGGCAACCTTCTACAATTACCGTTTGACTTGACAGTGCCAAACGCACGCGCTATTCCGCGACAGGATCCATCATTGGAGAAGACTTTCGCTTTTGGCACAGTCTACAGAGAATCCACTCATGGCAGTGAGCCCAGATCTCACCGCGAAGTCGACTTTGACATCGTCTCCTACAACACACTGGATCTAGCACTgaaggaggcggaggtgatgaaaGTCCTGGACGAGGTCCTTGAAGAATTCCCTCCGCTGCGATCTGCTCCGATGTGTTTCCTTGTCAACCACTCCGACCTGTTGCAACTGATCATGGAATTTTGTCGCATTACACCCTCTCAGATCCCGTTGGTGAAGGAAGTGATCAGCAAACTGAATGTTGGGAAATGGACGATGCAGAAGATCCGAAGCGAACTTCGATCCCCAGCCATTGGCGTTGCTTCGACTTCCTTGGACGATCTTGCTCGATTTGACTTCCGAG ACTCCCCGAAAGGAACCCAGAGGAAGCTCCAGACTATCATGGAGGGAACCGAATTCGCAGAGCGGATTGCTCCTATCTTCGCGCGACTAAATGTTCTCATGACCTACATCCAGTGCTTTGGCGTAAAGACAAAGGTCTACATCAATCCGCTCAGCAGCCTGCATGACAAGTTCTACGGAGGCAGTGTGCTTTTCCAGTTGGTCTTTGACAGCAAGCGGCGAGATGTGTTCGCGGCGGGTGGTCGATATGATGGCCTGATAAAGGAGTTCGCACCCAAGGTCTTGTCCAGTCGCCCGCAGGCGCACGCGGTGGGATTCAACCTTAGCTCTGATCGTCTCGTTTCCTCCATGGCCGACTACATGAAGGTCAAAGCTCCACCAAAAGATTCTGAAGCTGGTGCTGAGCTCTACTGGACAACCCGAAGA TGCGATGTACTCGTCGCCAGCTTCGACGCCACCGTCCTCCGCACAACGGGGGTGAAGCTGATCGAAGAACTCTGGACAAACAACATTAGCGCCGAATTGGCAGTAGATGCCTCATCTCTCGAAGAACTCCTGGCCAAATACAAAGACCATAATCACCGGTGGATCGTCATCGCAAAGCAGGACAGCAAAGAGCGTGGGTTCAAAGTCCGCAACCTGGTTCGCAAGGAGGAATTCGATCTCCGCGGCGCAGAACTCGTGTCCTGGCTTCGAGCAGAGGCCCAGGCGCGCCAACACCGCGAGGGAACAGCCGATCAGCGCCAGTCTCGTCTGCCGAGTCAGCAGGATGCATTAGCATCGAATGAGAAGGCGAATGATGTGCGCATTCTCATCCCACAGCACCGGAGCAAGAAGACCAACCGGAGGAATATCGTGGAGTCAG CCCTTGTGAGCTCGCGCGAAGTCGCAGAAAACGCGCGTAACGGTCCCATCGCCGCTATCGACACCCGCGACGACGTCCTCAACTCCATCCGCGACACGCGTCTCGCTGACCCAGACAGCTGGCGCACTGTCATTCAAAACGCACCGCTGACGGAACGCAAATATCTGAGCCAGGTTTACGAGCTGCTTACAGATCTGGCAGCCGAGAGCCGTGCTGGTGGGGAGAGCGGGCAGAACTATACAAACGCCTTTATCTACAACTACCGCACTGGCTCGTGTGTGTATTATGACCTTGGATACAGTGGAtga
- a CDS encoding uncharacterized protein (ID:PFLUO_006082-T1.cds;~source:funannotate) has product MEFDPKTPQYLTSDKSSFASVSAHERWPVIITGAIDDLHRTVGSVNDEEKRQEGKSIIEKLATLKYELQHDRQLTPLTDDGHPDIAQYNQELQQRGNPTWHNVPWLYSECYLYRRIETFFSLSQHWKGYDVFARQKMSTFKSSRPAVLELASRYRELAHEAEAGKGQDGRSPAEVEQAEKLLFSEMCEICLWGNATDLSLLTSLTYEDIQKLQGSQARQTSQKNILVNDLDAAFAVLQKARSEKKDGERRVDIVLDNSGFELFVDLILAGYLLSAGLATTIVLHPKRLPWFVSDVTPKDFSDLLNTLVDPQAFYTAPDDSGKTHPALSDKEVSDVQFLFEQWSQFHQDGQLIVRPHQFWTTPGSYWRMPHLAPELFDDLKESELVLFKGDLNYRKLTNDAAWDPTTPFTTAIGPMGPKSGIRVMAFRTCKADTVVGLPAGEDEKLRQMPGGGGSEGRKWAWSGKWAVVSFSDGQA; this is encoded by the exons ATGGAATTCGATCCCAAGACCC CCCAATATCTCACCTCGGACAAGTCGAGCTTCGCCTCAGTCTCCGCCCATGAGCGCTGGCCCGTCATCATC ACCGGTGCCATTGATGATCTGCATCGCACAGTCGGCAGTGTCaatgacgaggagaagcgccAAGAGGGCAAGAGCATCATAGAGAAATTAGCCACGCTGAAATACGAGCTGCAGCATGACCGGCAGCTGAC GCCCCTCACCGATGATGGTCACCCCGATATCGCTCAGTATAACCAGGAGTTGCAGCAGCGCGGAAACCCTACATGGCACAATGTGCCGTGGCTCTACTCGGAGTGCTATCTCT ACCGACGCATTGAGACTTTCTTTTCATTGTCGCAACATTGGAAGGGATATGACGTGTTTGCGCGCCAGAAGATGTCTACCTTCAAGTCCTCCCGCCCTGCCGTGCTCGAGCTGGCCTCGCGATACCGCGAGCTGGCGCATGAAGCTGAGGCAGGCAAAGGCCAGGACGGCAGGTCGCCTGCAGAGGTCGAGCAAGCCGAGAAGCTTTTGTTCTCGGAGATGTGCGAGATCTGTCTGTGGGGCAATGCGACGGACCTGTCGCTCCTGACCTCTCTCACATACGAAGATATCCAGAAGCTGCAGGGCTCGCAGGCGCGCCAGACATCGCAGAAGAACATACTCGTGAACGACCTCGACGCTGCTTTCGCGGTGCTGCAGAAGGCACgcagcgagaagaaagacggcGAACGCCGAGTCGACATTGTCCTCGACAATTCCGGCTTTGAGCTGTTCGTCGACCTGATCCTCGCCGGGTACTTGCTGTCCGCCGGACTGGCTACAACCATTGTGCTGCACCCCAAACGCCTCCCCTGGTTTGTGTCCGACGTGACACCCAAGGACTTTTCAGACCTGCTCAACACGCTCGTCGATCCGCAGGCCTTTTACACTGCCCCCGATGATTCGGGCAAGACCCACCCGGCGCTGTCAGACAAGGAGGTCTCCGACGTGCAATTCCTCTTTGAACAATGGAGCCAGTTCCACCAGGACGGCCAGCTGATCGTCCGCCCGCATCAGTTCTGGACTACCCCTGGCTCCTATTGGCGCATGCCACACCTTGCACCAGAGCTGTTCGATGATCTGAAGGAAAGCGAGCTGGTTTTGTTCAAGGGTGATCTCAACTACCGCAAGTTAACCAACGATGCCGCCTGGGACCCTACCACCCCCTTCACAACTGCTATCGGCCCCATGGGCCCGAAGTCGGGGATTCGTGTCATGGCTTTCAGGACGTGCAAGGCTGATACCGTCGTCGGTCTTCCGGCgggtgaggatgagaagctgcGCCAAATgccgggtggtggtggttcgGAGGGCCGCAAGTGGGCCTGGAGTGGCAAGTGGGCTGTGGTTTCGTTCTCGGATGGCCAGGCTTGA
- a CDS encoding uncharacterized protein (ID:PFLUO_006081-T1.cds;~source:funannotate) produces MTSDQEAATALKVQGNKAFAQHDWPTAVDFYDQAIAKYDQEPSFFCNRAQAQIKLEAFGYALADATKALELDPNYVKAFWRRALANTAILDYKAALKDFKAVVKREPGNRDAKLKLADCEKLVRRIEFEKAIEVSEPPSAFEGLDIDAMQVDDGYDGVRLGDEMTQEFIDDMVQRFKDGKKIHRKYVFQIIKTVKDLVYAEPTMVEIGVDAGKKLTVCGDTHGQFFDLLEIFRRNGHPSDTHAYLFNGDFVDRGSWSTEIALLLYAYKWLRPNGLFLNRGNHETDDMNKVYGFEGECRAKYNERVFKVFSESFSALPLATLIGEKYLVLHGGLFSDDKTTLEDIRKLNRHNQRQPGQSGLMMEMLWTDPQTEPGRGPSKRGVGLQFGPDVTKRFCENNGLEAVIRSHEVRMNGYEVEHDGRCITVFSAPKYCDSTENKGAYINVGPDLKLEYQVFEAVPHPDIKPMAYAQNSIMSSMM; encoded by the exons ATGACTTCAGACCAAGAGGCCGCCACCGCGCTCAAGGTGCAAGGCAACAAGGCCTTTGCCCAGCATGACTGGCCCACAGCTGTCGACTTTTATgaccaggccatcgccaAGTACGACCAAGAGCCGTCGTTCTTTTGCAACCGGGCCCAG GCCCAAATCAAACTCGAGGCTTTTGGATACGCCCTTGCGGATGCGACCAAGGCGTTGGAATTGGACCCCAACTATGTCAAG GCCTTCTGGCGTCGTGCCCTGGCAAACACGGCCATTCTCGACTACAAGGCGGCCCTCAAGGATTTCAAGGCTGTGGTGAAACGCGAGCCCGGCAACCGCGATGCGAAGCTTAAGTTGGCAGATTGTGAGAAACTGGTTCGCCGTATAGAATTCGAGAAGGCGATTGAGGTTTCCGAACCGCCATCTGCATTCGAGGGGTTGGACATCGATGCGATGCAAGTCGACGATGGCTACGACGGTGTGCGCCTCGGGGACGAAATGACCCAGGAGTTTATCGATGACATGGTCCAGCGGTtcaaggatggcaagaagatccacCGCAAGTATGTCTTCCAGATAATCAAGACTGTAAAGGATCTCGTGTACGCCGAGCCGACAATGGTGGAAATTGGAGTGGATGCGGGCAAGAAACTGACGGTTTGCGGTGACACGCACG GTCAAttcttcgatctgctggagatTTTCCGTCGAAATGGCCACCCCTCCGATACCCACGCCTATCTCTTCAATGGTGACTTTGTTGACCGGGGCTCATGGTCCACTGAGATTGCCCTGCTCCTCTATGCTTATAAATGGCTGCGGCCGAACGGTCTTTTCCTCAACCGCGGTAACCACGAGACAGACGACATGAACAAGGTATACGGGTTTGAGGGCGAGTGTCGCGCCAAGTACAATGAGCGGGTATTCAAGGTGTTCTCCGagtccttctcggccttgcCACTGGCCACCTTGATTGGCGAAAAGTACCTCGTGTTGCACGGCGGTCTCTTCTCTGATGACAAGACAACGTTGGAGGATATCCGGAAACTCAACCGCCACAACCAACGCCAGCCGGGTCAGTCAGGCCtgatgatggagatgctCTGGACAGACCCGCAGACCGAACCCGGGCGCGGCCCCAGCAAGCGCGGTGTCGGCCTTCAATTCGGTCCGGATGTGACCAAGCGCTTCTGTGAGAACAACGGCCTCGAGGCCGTCATTCGATCGCACGAAGTCCGCATGAATGGATATGAAGTCGAGCACGACGGCCGGTGTATCACGGTCTTCTCAGCCCCCAAGTACTGCGACTCGACGGAGAACAAGGGTGCCTATATCAATGTCGGGCCTGACCTCAAGCTGGAGTACCAGGTGTTCGAGGCGGTGCCGCACCCGGACATTAAGCCCATG GCATATGCGCAAAACTCGATAATGTCGTCGATGATGTGA